The following coding sequences are from one Roseburia hominis A2-183 window:
- the cydC gene encoding thiol reductant ABC exporter subunit CydC, with protein sequence MKQNKDNQNKKQRSGFAVMCGLIGMIKPLLGIMCLAILMGCAGNLMATFLTILGGYALLTVTGVYSGMRLSVIFTLLVCFAVARGILRYAEQASNHYIAFKLLARIRHQVFDSLRRLAPAKLDGAKKGNLISIITSDIELLEVFYAHTISPIAIAVITSVVMTIFLGRIHPVFGVLALFFYVLVGAVIPVVNGRIGAAGGKEYREAFGALNTCVLDNLYGLEETLQYGQQEARIAKMAEQTGHLETVNGALKRGENLQRVITDGVILFAGVLAALVGGTLAENGSIPGSGAVIAVIALASSFGPTAALSALSNNLNHTLASGNRVLDILEEKPLVEEVTGKEETCGQNIHCDHVSFAYANTQESGEEDGRDVLRDFTADFTEKRIHGILGKSGCGKSTLLKLLMRFYEPDEGVIAYDGTKIGEINTAALRGGISYVTQETFLFHDTVAENLKVAKEDATEEELERAARAASIHDLIMSLPDGYETKIAELGSSLSGGERQRLGIARAFLHDADILFLDEPTSNIDSLNEGMILRSLKEECADKTILMVSHRKSTMGIADDVLEM encoded by the coding sequence ATGAAGCAGAACAAAGACAATCAAAATAAAAAGCAGAGAAGCGGATTTGCCGTCATGTGCGGGCTGATCGGGATGATAAAGCCGCTGCTTGGCATCATGTGTCTGGCGATTCTGATGGGCTGTGCGGGCAATCTGATGGCGACGTTTTTAACAATCCTCGGAGGCTATGCACTGCTTACCGTGACCGGTGTATACAGTGGAATGAGGCTTTCCGTGATCTTTACGCTGCTGGTCTGCTTCGCGGTGGCGCGCGGAATCCTGCGTTACGCAGAGCAGGCGAGCAATCATTATATCGCGTTTAAACTTTTAGCGCGCATCCGGCATCAGGTGTTTGATTCCCTGCGCAGACTGGCACCGGCCAAGTTGGACGGCGCGAAAAAGGGCAACCTGATCTCGATTATCACCAGCGATATCGAACTTCTCGAGGTGTTTTATGCACACACGATCTCGCCGATCGCAATCGCGGTCATCACATCGGTGGTTATGACGATCTTCTTAGGAAGGATACATCCCGTTTTCGGAGTGCTGGCACTTTTCTTCTATGTGCTTGTCGGAGCCGTGATTCCGGTTGTCAACGGACGGATCGGAGCTGCCGGCGGCAAGGAATACCGGGAGGCATTCGGCGCTTTGAATACCTGTGTGCTGGACAACCTTTACGGCCTTGAGGAGACGCTGCAGTACGGACAGCAGGAGGCACGCATCGCTAAGATGGCGGAGCAGACCGGACATCTGGAGACGGTCAACGGCGCATTAAAGCGGGGGGAGAACTTACAGCGCGTGATCACCGACGGTGTGATTCTCTTTGCGGGTGTGCTTGCGGCGCTCGTGGGTGGAACGCTTGCAGAAAACGGCAGCATCCCGGGAAGCGGGGCGGTGATTGCGGTGATCGCGCTCGCAAGCTCCTTCGGACCGACAGCAGCACTCTCGGCGCTGTCAAATAATTTAAACCACACCTTGGCGAGCGGAAACCGTGTGCTGGATATCCTGGAGGAAAAACCGCTCGTGGAGGAAGTGACCGGAAAAGAGGAGACGTGCGGTCAGAATATACACTGCGACCATGTGTCCTTTGCCTACGCGAACACGCAGGAGAGCGGGGAAGAAGACGGACGCGACGTGCTGCGGGATTTTACGGCGGATTTTACGGAAAAGCGGATTCACGGCATTCTCGGAAAGAGCGGCTGCGGAAAATCGACCTTGTTGAAGCTTCTGATGCGGTTCTACGAGCCGGATGAGGGAGTGATTGCCTACGACGGAACAAAGATCGGAGAGATCAATACAGCGGCGCTGCGCGGCGGTATCTCCTATGTGACGCAGGAGACGTTTTTGTTCCATGACACGGTGGCGGAGAACCTTAAGGTGGCAAAAGAGGATGCCACAGAGGAGGAGCTGGAGCGGGCGGCGCGGGCGGCGTCCATCCATGATCTTATCATGAGTCTGCCGGACGGTTATGAGACGAAGATCGCGGAGCTGGGGAGCTCCCTGTCGGGAGGAGAGCGGCAGCGTCTCGGAATTGCGCGCGCCTTTCTGCACGATGCAGACATCCTGTTCCTCGATGAACCGACCAGCAACATTGACAGCTTAAACGAGGGTATGATTCTGCGCAGCCTGAAAGAGGAATGTGCGGACAAAACGATTCTGATGGTGTCACACCGGAAGTCCACGATGGGCATTGCGGACGACGTGCTGGAAATGTAG
- a CDS encoding AAA family ATPase: MNIRQAKNEIKHTVEAYLKKDEAGDYEIPEIRQRPVLLMGPPGIGKTQIMEQIARELGVGLVAYTITHHTRQSAVGLPFIREEEFAGKTYSVTEYTMSEIIASVYRRIRDSGQREGILFIDEINCVSETLAPTMLQFLQCKTFGNQKIPEGWVIVAAGNPPEYNKSVRDFDMVTLDRVRYMTVEADYRVWKEYARAQHISGAILSYLELRPGNFYRVEADVDGMQFVTARGWEDLSNLMAVYEKLGFLVDEQVIREYIHHADVAEDVAAYLDLYRKYQDDYGIPQILDGCVRPEIYARIYAAAFDERLSVVHLLLDGLAVFFGRAASERALTDAWYAFLKEYRRQVETAADPAECYRTLVAEREQEMLRQIANDAYTREEAKREKLLMEKLKAAQQEVTKDSAQRCFEAAKVGFDRQREVLVQTEEAAGAALEHAFDFMEQAFENGEEMVVFVTELTITSESARFLSEHTCERYLTYNKQLLIGTRRAELLSELRRDN, translated from the coding sequence ATGAATATCAGGCAGGCAAAAAATGAGATCAAACATACCGTGGAGGCATACTTAAAGAAGGATGAGGCGGGGGATTATGAGATTCCGGAGATCCGGCAGAGACCGGTGCTTCTGATGGGACCTCCGGGCATCGGCAAGACACAGATCATGGAGCAGATCGCCAGAGAACTCGGGGTCGGGCTGGTGGCATACACGATCACGCACCACACAAGACAGAGCGCCGTCGGACTGCCGTTCATCCGGGAGGAGGAATTCGCGGGGAAGACCTACTCTGTGACGGAGTACACGATGAGTGAGATCATCGCCAGTGTATACCGCAGGATTCGTGACAGCGGGCAGCGGGAGGGAATCCTGTTTATCGATGAGATCAACTGTGTGTCTGAGACGCTTGCGCCGACGATGCTGCAGTTTTTACAGTGCAAGACCTTCGGCAACCAGAAGATACCAGAGGGATGGGTGATTGTGGCGGCGGGCAATCCGCCGGAGTACAACAAATCCGTGCGCGATTTTGATATGGTAACCCTCGACCGTGTGCGCTATATGACCGTGGAGGCGGATTACAGGGTCTGGAAGGAGTATGCGAGGGCACAGCACATCAGCGGAGCGATCTTAAGCTACCTGGAACTTCGCCCCGGCAACTTTTACCGCGTGGAGGCGGATGTGGACGGCATGCAGTTTGTGACGGCGCGAGGATGGGAGGATCTCTCCAATCTGATGGCGGTCTATGAGAAGCTCGGTTTTCTGGTGGACGAGCAGGTTATCCGGGAATATATCCATCACGCCGATGTGGCGGAGGATGTGGCGGCGTATCTGGATCTCTACCGCAAATATCAGGATGACTACGGCATTCCGCAGATTCTGGACGGCTGCGTCAGACCGGAGATCTACGCGCGCATCTATGCGGCGGCGTTTGATGAGCGGCTCTCGGTGGTACATCTGCTGCTGGACGGTCTGGCGGTGTTTTTCGGCAGGGCAGCGTCTGAGCGGGCATTGACGGATGCGTGGTATGCCTTTTTAAAAGAGTACCGCAGACAGGTGGAGACAGCCGCAGATCCGGCGGAATGTTACCGGACGCTTGTCGCAGAGCGGGAGCAGGAGATGCTGCGGCAGATTGCAAATGACGCTTACACCCGCGAGGAGGCAAAGCGGGAGAAGCTTTTGATGGAAAAATTAAAAGCAGCGCAGCAGGAAGTGACAAAAGATTCGGCACAGCGCTGTTTTGAAGCGGCAAAAGTGGGATTTGACCGGCAGCGGGAGGTACTGGTGCAGACCGAGGAAGCAGCGGGCGCGGCGTTGGAGCACGCGTTTGACTTTATGGAGCAGGCGTTCGAGAACGGTGAGGAGATGGTGGTGTTTGTCACGGAGCTCACGATTACGTCGGAGTCCGCAAGGTTTCTCTCCGAGCATACCTGCGAGCGCTATCTGACATACAACAAACAGCTTTTAATTGGAACGAGACGAGCGGAGCTGTTGTCGGAGCTGCGTCGGGACAACTGA
- a CDS encoding ABC-ATPase domain-containing protein, whose protein sequence is MQSQNELRNLLQRIDHKSYPAYKDTRGSYDFGNYVLSIDHVQGDPFAAPSKVSVHVRGGAAKFPADLYRMKCRRLAVCDYLLRQFGQELERVSFKAKGSGKSGLLAVSRPGQEVLERTACQMDEAKGDLVLRFEVGFPANGRTVNARELEKIFFTFLPECVSHSLFYKALDEKAVYRAADLAEDQQYIRDHLKEQGLVAFVADASILPRESGVSGRPMKDAVKFTAPESMKVSFALPHAGKIQGMGIKKGITLIVGGGYHGKSTLLKALELGVYNHIAGDGREYVITDDTAMKIRAEDGRSIKKVDISMFINDLPNGKDTSAFRTEDASGSTSQAANVVEAMEAGAETFLIDEDTSATNFMIRDELMQRVVNREDEPITPFIDRIRELYEQYGISTILVAGSSGSYFHVADCIVQMNRYKPQEITAFAKEEADRFPLPEVKPPKQAAPTFERAVRPDRAFKEDARMKLKTMGRDGISINRDTIDVRYVEQLADTEQLAALAYFLKYAEIHVFNGKRTLRESVSLLMQYVEEHGLAAVTESSYVPCGLAMPRAQEIFACINRYRRISL, encoded by the coding sequence ATGCAGTCACAGAATGAACTTAGAAATCTGTTACAGAGAATTGATCATAAGAGTTATCCGGCTTACAAGGATACGAGAGGAAGCTACGATTTCGGCAATTATGTGTTGTCGATCGACCATGTGCAGGGAGATCCGTTTGCCGCACCGTCGAAGGTGAGCGTCCATGTCAGGGGAGGGGCAGCGAAGTTCCCGGCGGATCTCTACCGGATGAAATGCCGCAGGCTGGCAGTGTGCGACTATCTGCTGCGTCAGTTCGGGCAGGAACTTGAGCGCGTGTCTTTCAAGGCAAAAGGCTCCGGAAAGAGCGGACTTCTGGCGGTGAGCCGCCCGGGACAGGAAGTGTTGGAGCGCACCGCATGCCAGATGGATGAGGCAAAGGGGGATCTGGTGCTTCGCTTTGAGGTGGGATTCCCTGCCAACGGGAGAACCGTCAATGCAAGAGAACTGGAGAAAATCTTCTTTACGTTTCTTCCGGAATGTGTATCACACAGCCTGTTTTATAAGGCGCTGGATGAAAAGGCGGTGTACCGTGCGGCGGATCTCGCGGAGGATCAGCAGTATATCCGGGATCATTTAAAGGAGCAGGGGCTGGTGGCATTCGTGGCGGATGCATCCATCCTGCCGCGTGAATCCGGCGTGTCCGGCAGACCGATGAAGGACGCCGTGAAGTTTACGGCGCCGGAATCCATGAAGGTAAGCTTTGCGCTGCCGCATGCGGGAAAGATACAGGGCATGGGAATAAAGAAAGGAATCACACTCATCGTCGGCGGCGGATACCACGGCAAATCCACGCTGCTTAAGGCGCTGGAGCTTGGCGTGTACAACCATATTGCCGGGGACGGCAGGGAGTATGTCATTACCGATGATACGGCGATGAAGATCCGCGCGGAGGACGGAAGAAGCATCAAAAAGGTGGATATTTCCATGTTCATCAACGATCTTCCGAACGGAAAGGATACGAGTGCCTTTCGCACGGAGGATGCGAGCGGAAGCACCTCCCAGGCTGCCAATGTGGTGGAGGCCATGGAGGCGGGAGCAGAGACGTTCCTCATCGATGAGGATACGAGTGCAACCAATTTTATGATCCGCGACGAGCTGATGCAGAGGGTGGTAAACCGCGAGGATGAGCCGATCACGCCGTTTATCGACCGTATCAGGGAGCTGTATGAGCAGTACGGTATCTCCACGATTCTAGTGGCGGGAAGTTCCGGCTCCTATTTTCATGTGGCGGACTGCATTGTCCAGATGAACCGCTACAAACCGCAGGAGATCACCGCTTTTGCGAAGGAGGAAGCGGACAGATTCCCGCTGCCGGAGGTGAAGCCGCCGAAACAGGCGGCTCCGACGTTTGAGCGTGCGGTGCGGCCGGATCGCGCATTCAAGGAAGATGCCCGCATGAAGTTAAAGACAATGGGACGCGACGGCATCTCCATCAACCGCGATACGATCGATGTGCGCTATGTGGAGCAGCTGGCGGATACGGAACAGCTCGCGGCGCTCGCCTACTTTTTAAAGTATGCCGAGATCCATGTATTCAACGGAAAACGCACCTTAAGGGAGAGCGTTTCCCTATTGATGCAGTATGTGGAGGAGCACGGACTTGCCGCGGTGACGGAGAGCAGCTATGTGCCGTGCGGGCTGGCAATGCCGAGGGCACAGGAGATTTTTGCATGCATCAACCGTTACAGAAGAATCAGTTTGTAG
- a CDS encoding translation factor GTPase family protein, giving the protein MSDKANIAAAVLAHVDAGKTTLSEALLYESGMIRRAGRVDNKDAFLDTFALEKERGITIFSKQAVLKLPEETVTLLDTPGHVDFSAEMERTLQVLDYAILVISGADGVQAHTRTLFGLLAKYEVPVFLFVNKMDQPGTDQEALLLELKKELHENCVDFSDQESAAFAENVAVCDEQVLEQYLAGEAVGTEQIRKLIRERKLFPCYFGSALKMQGVKEFLADFIRYASIPACGETFGARVFKIARDAQGNRLTYLKVTGGSLKVRQVIGEEKINQIRIYSGEKYETAEEVGAGGICAVTGLLHTFPGEGLGAEKASRLPVLEPVLTYQIILPEEVSPAVMLPRLRELEEEEPQLHIVWDETLKEIQVQVMGEVQIEVLSELIRQRYGVQVTFGAGRIVYKETIAGTVEGVGHFEPLRHYAEVHLLLEPGEPGSGLVFETDCSEDVLDRNWQRLVLTHLREKEHVGVLTGSALADMKITLVAGRAHTKHTEGGDFRQATYRALRQGLMQAETVLLEPWYDFRLSLPAGAVGRAMNDIDRMKGTIAYSADGCIVGSAPVSAMQNYQREVMAYTAGEGKLSVALKGYFPCHNTEEVVAQIGYDAQSDLENTADSVFCAHGAGFIVPWDQVFSYMHLPPVLGQDKNGEEWYPGQWLPDAANFHAKTGEEEAWIGTEEIDRILDRTYNANKRDKDAGATNGYKKKRIIESSPASASGGGKQKDAGVEYLLVDGYNVIFAWQELAELARVNMDSARGRLLDILCNYQGIRRCELIVVFDAYRVEGHQTEACDYHNIHVVYTKEAETADAYIERFAHEHASRYRVTVATSDGLEQIIIRGAGCILLSAREFEQEVKEKNRQLQAEYDSRKDHGKVYLRDQMPSQVLDGSLEEQQ; this is encoded by the coding sequence GTGAGTGACAAAGCGAATATTGCAGCAGCAGTTCTGGCACATGTAGATGCCGGGAAGACAACTTTATCGGAGGCACTGCTCTATGAGAGCGGAATGATCCGCAGGGCGGGCCGTGTGGACAACAAGGATGCGTTTCTGGATACCTTTGCGCTTGAGAAGGAGAGAGGAATCACCATTTTTTCCAAGCAGGCGGTATTAAAGCTGCCGGAGGAGACGGTCACGCTTTTAGATACGCCGGGGCATGTGGATTTTTCGGCGGAGATGGAGCGGACGCTTCAGGTGTTGGATTATGCGATTCTTGTCATCAGCGGGGCGGACGGTGTGCAGGCGCATACGAGGACGCTGTTTGGGCTTCTGGCGAAGTATGAGGTGCCGGTGTTTTTGTTCGTGAACAAGATGGACCAGCCGGGAACGGATCAGGAGGCGCTGCTCCTGGAATTGAAAAAGGAACTGCATGAGAACTGCGTGGATTTTTCGGATCAGGAGAGCGCGGCTTTTGCGGAAAATGTGGCGGTGTGCGATGAGCAGGTCTTAGAGCAGTATCTGGCAGGGGAAGCGGTCGGAACGGAGCAGATCAGAAAGCTGATCCGGGAACGTAAGCTGTTTCCGTGCTATTTCGGATCTGCGCTCAAGATGCAGGGGGTGAAGGAGTTTCTGGCGGACTTTATCCGGTATGCCAGTATCCCGGCCTGCGGGGAGACATTCGGCGCGCGGGTATTTAAGATTGCACGGGATGCGCAGGGAAACCGCCTGACCTACTTAAAAGTGACCGGTGGAAGCTTAAAAGTCAGACAGGTCATCGGGGAGGAGAAGATCAACCAGATCCGCATTTATTCCGGCGAAAAATATGAGACGGCAGAGGAAGTTGGCGCCGGAGGCATCTGTGCGGTCACGGGTCTGCTTCACACATTCCCGGGGGAGGGACTTGGCGCAGAGAAAGCGTCCAGGCTGCCGGTGTTAGAGCCGGTACTGACTTATCAGATCATACTGCCGGAAGAGGTAAGCCCGGCAGTCATGCTTCCCAGACTGCGGGAACTTGAGGAGGAGGAACCGCAGCTTCACATTGTGTGGGATGAGACCTTAAAAGAGATCCAGGTGCAGGTGATGGGGGAAGTACAGATCGAGGTTTTGAGCGAACTGATCCGTCAGCGCTACGGAGTGCAGGTCACATTTGGCGCCGGAAGGATTGTATACAAGGAGACCATTGCAGGTACGGTGGAGGGCGTGGGACATTTTGAACCGCTCCGCCATTACGCCGAGGTGCATCTTTTGCTTGAACCGGGAGAGCCGGGAAGCGGGCTCGTATTTGAGACGGACTGCAGCGAAGATGTGCTCGACCGCAACTGGCAGCGGCTGGTGCTCACCCATCTAAGAGAGAAGGAACACGTCGGTGTGCTGACAGGATCGGCGCTTGCGGATATGAAGATCACGCTCGTTGCCGGACGCGCGCACACAAAGCACACGGAGGGCGGTGATTTCAGGCAGGCAACCTATCGTGCGCTGCGTCAGGGACTGATGCAGGCGGAAACGGTGCTGCTGGAGCCGTGGTATGATTTCAGACTCTCGCTTCCGGCAGGAGCGGTCGGACGCGCCATGAATGATATCGACCGCATGAAGGGAACGATTGCCTACAGTGCAGACGGCTGCATTGTGGGAAGTGCGCCCGTGTCCGCCATGCAGAATTACCAGCGTGAGGTGATGGCATACACCGCGGGAGAGGGGAAGCTTTCGGTTGCCTTAAAGGGATATTTTCCCTGTCACAACACGGAGGAAGTGGTGGCGCAGATCGGGTATGATGCCCAGAGTGATCTGGAGAATACGGCGGATTCTGTATTCTGTGCGCACGGAGCAGGATTCATTGTGCCGTGGGATCAGGTGTTTTCCTATATGCACCTGCCGCCGGTGCTCGGGCAGGATAAGAACGGGGAGGAATGGTATCCCGGACAGTGGCTGCCGGATGCGGCGAATTTCCACGCAAAGACGGGGGAGGAAGAAGCCTGGATCGGCACGGAAGAGATTGACAGAATCCTTGACCGGACATACAATGCTAATAAGAGAGACAAAGATGCCGGCGCAACGAACGGCTATAAAAAGAAGCGCATCATAGAAAGCAGTCCCGCTTCTGCTTCCGGAGGCGGGAAGCAGAAGGATGCCGGCGTGGAATATCTGCTGGTGGACGGCTATAATGTGATTTTTGCGTGGCAGGAACTTGCGGAACTTGCCAGAGTGAATATGGATAGCGCGCGCGGGCGGCTTTTGGATATTCTCTGCAACTATCAGGGAATCCGCAGATGTGAGCTGATTGTGGTATTCGATGCGTACCGTGTCGAGGGACATCAGACGGAAGCGTGTGATTATCACAATATTCATGTGGTGTACACGAAGGAGGCGGAGACGGCGGACGCGTATATTGAGCGTTTCGCCCATGAACACGCGTCGAGATACCGCGTGACGGTTGCCACTTCCGACGGGCTGGAGCAGATTATTATCCGCGGAGCCGGATGCATCCTGCTCTCGGCGAGAGAGTTTGAGCAGGAAGTAAAGGAGAAGAACCGGCAGCTGCAGGCAGAGTACGACAGCAGAAAAGACCATGGAAAGGTCTATCTGCGGGATCAGATGCCAAGCCAGGTGCTTGACGGATCTTTGGAGGAACAGCAGTAA
- a CDS encoding [Fe-Fe] hydrogenase large subunit C-terminal domain-containing protein encodes MRYDQMDCLLLAGEEKTERTIPVCETVFPEKFADLNAVREVLLTPEKQVYALIAPAFMGQFGEGVSPGAIRAALKRAGFSGMVEVAVFADILTLKEALEFDRHVNRDTDFLLTSCCCPVWVSMIRNIYGELVPYMPGAVSPMIAAGRAVKKMHPDAVTVFIGPCLAKKKEAKEPDICDAIDVVLTFQETAMLFEAMGIAPQQMEEDASEHSSGAGRIYARTGGVSEAVVRTVEQLHPGRKIAVRPMQADGGKACKQMIEAIQEGKTEANFFEGMGCVGGCVGGPRALLPREEGSAYVDHYGKEALYQTPLENPYVIELLEKLGFSTVEDFLEKSDLLTRHF; translated from the coding sequence ATGCGATATGATCAGATGGACTGTCTGCTTTTGGCGGGAGAAGAAAAGACGGAGCGCACAATTCCGGTCTGTGAGACGGTCTTTCCGGAAAAGTTCGCGGATTTAAATGCGGTGCGCGAAGTGCTGCTTACACCGGAAAAACAGGTATATGCGCTGATTGCGCCGGCATTTATGGGACAGTTTGGAGAGGGGGTCTCCCCGGGAGCAATCCGTGCGGCATTGAAACGCGCGGGATTTTCCGGGATGGTGGAGGTGGCGGTATTTGCCGACATTTTAACCTTGAAGGAAGCGCTTGAATTTGACCGCCATGTGAACCGGGATACGGATTTTTTGCTTACGAGCTGCTGCTGTCCGGTCTGGGTGTCCATGATCCGCAATATTTACGGGGAACTGGTACCGTATATGCCGGGGGCGGTGTCTCCGATGATCGCTGCGGGCAGGGCGGTGAAAAAGATGCATCCGGATGCCGTCACCGTGTTTATCGGTCCGTGCCTTGCCAAGAAAAAGGAGGCGAAGGAGCCGGATATCTGCGATGCGATTGATGTGGTGCTGACCTTTCAGGAGACGGCGATGCTGTTTGAGGCAATGGGGATTGCGCCGCAGCAGATGGAGGAGGATGCAAGCGAACATTCTTCGGGAGCAGGCAGAATCTATGCGCGGACCGGAGGCGTCAGCGAGGCGGTCGTGCGGACGGTAGAACAACTTCACCCGGGACGGAAAATTGCGGTCCGCCCCATGCAGGCGGATGGCGGAAAGGCGTGTAAGCAGATGATTGAGGCAATCCAGGAGGGGAAGACGGAGGCTAATTTTTTTGAGGGAATGGGATGCGTCGGAGGCTGTGTCGGAGGACCGCGGGCGCTGCTGCCGCGCGAAGAGGGCAGTGCCTACGTGGATCATTACGGAAAAGAGGCATTGTATCAGACACCTCTGGAGAACCCTTATGTAATCGAATTGCTTGAAAAGCTGGGATTTTCCACCGTGGAGGATTTTCTGGAAAAAAGTGATCTTCTCACGCGCCATTTTTAA
- a CDS encoding RsmF rRNA methyltransferase first C-terminal domain-containing protein has product MLPQEFLERMENMLGEEYPAFLKSYDIARYQALRLNPQKGDDASFLNRMVFSLERVPWAEHGYYYTAQDTPGKHPYHEAGVYYIQEPSAMAPAAYLTQQMADGAGERILDLCAAPGGKSTQIAAAMAGRGILISNEIHPARAKILSENIERMGIANAVVTNETPQRLAEHFSEYFTRIMVDAPCSGEGMFRKNEEACEQWSTQNVELCADRQDEILDCAASMLAGGGRLVYSTCTFAPAEDEGSIGRFLERHPEFYVEEVPLAEGMSHGLGELSATIRLWPHKLRGEGHYVAVLRKEGTLADGGSGLLKNGYENGLAAGDSKSAAAGIPEYLAFAGETFAGDALEKYAGRECRYLKFGEQLYRIPEGMPSVKGLKVLRPGLHLGTAKKGRFEPSHALALTLHAADVLHTMDLPSDGREIRGYLNGETFPAQGEKGWYLITVDGYSTGWGKLAGGIMKNHYPKGLRKRLY; this is encoded by the coding sequence ATGCTGCCACAGGAATTTTTGGAACGGATGGAGAACATGCTGGGGGAGGAGTATCCTGCATTTTTAAAAAGCTATGATATAGCGCGCTACCAGGCGCTGCGCTTGAATCCGCAGAAGGGGGACGACGCGTCATTTTTAAACCGCATGGTATTCTCGCTGGAGCGTGTACCGTGGGCAGAGCATGGCTACTATTACACGGCGCAGGATACGCCGGGAAAACATCCGTATCACGAAGCCGGCGTATATTATATCCAGGAGCCGAGCGCCATGGCTCCGGCAGCGTATCTGACGCAGCAGATGGCAGACGGTGCGGGCGAGCGGATTCTTGATTTGTGCGCGGCACCGGGAGGAAAAAGCACGCAGATTGCGGCGGCGATGGCAGGCAGGGGAATCCTCATCAGCAATGAGATCCATCCGGCGAGGGCAAAGATTCTCTCGGAGAATATCGAGCGCATGGGAATTGCCAATGCGGTGGTGACGAATGAGACGCCGCAGCGCCTCGCAGAACATTTCAGTGAGTATTTTACCAGAATCATGGTGGACGCACCGTGTTCCGGCGAGGGGATGTTCCGGAAGAACGAGGAGGCGTGTGAGCAGTGGAGCACACAGAATGTAGAACTGTGTGCCGACAGACAGGATGAGATCTTAGACTGCGCGGCATCCATGCTTGCGGGCGGCGGGAGACTGGTCTATTCGACCTGCACATTTGCACCGGCGGAAGACGAGGGAAGTATCGGGCGATTCCTGGAGAGACATCCGGAATTCTACGTGGAGGAGGTGCCGCTTGCGGAGGGAATGTCGCACGGACTGGGAGAACTTTCCGCGACGATCCGTCTGTGGCCGCATAAGCTTCGCGGGGAAGGACATTATGTGGCGGTGCTGCGCAAGGAGGGAACGCTTGCGGACGGCGGATCGGGTCTGTTAAAGAACGGGTATGAGAACGGACTTGCGGCAGGAGATTCTAAGAGCGCTGCGGCGGGCATCCCGGAATATCTGGCATTTGCCGGGGAGACTTTCGCCGGGGACGCATTGGAGAAGTATGCAGGACGGGAGTGCCGCTATCTGAAATTCGGCGAGCAGCTCTACCGGATCCCGGAGGGCATGCCGTCGGTAAAAGGTCTTAAGGTGCTGCGCCCGGGACTGCATCTGGGAACGGCGAAGAAAGGCAGATTTGAGCCTTCACACGCACTTGCGCTCACACTTCATGCGGCGGATGTTTTACATACGATGGATCTTCCTTCGGACGGGCGGGAGATCCGTGGATACCTAAACGGGGAGACGTTCCCGGCGCAGGGAGAAAAGGGCTGGTATTTAATCACGGTGGACGGATACAGTACCGGCTGGGGAAAGCTCGCGGGCGGAATCATGAAGAATCATTACCCGAAGGGACTGCGAAAACGGCTTTACTAG